The DNA window GCCGAGGAGGAGTACCTCTACCCGGCCATCCGCAAGGCCCTGCCGTCCGGCGATGCCATCGCCGACAAGGAGATCGCCGAGCACGCCGAGGCCGAGCGGACCATGAACGCGCTCGACGGACTGAGCCCAGACCACACCGACTTCCCCCTGCTGGTGGAGCAGTTGGAGGCGGAGATCCGCGCCCATGTCCGCGAGGAGGAGGACGTGATCTTCCCGCAGCTGGAGGAGGTGCTGCCGCTGGAGGAGCGCAAGGCGCTCGGGCAGAAGGTGGTGCACGCCAAGGAGCACGCACCCACGCACCCGCACCCGCACGCCCCCGACAAGCCGCCGTTCAACAAGGCGCTGGCTCCCGGCGCCGCACTGGTCGACCGCATCCGCGACCACCTCACGGGCCGGGGCCGACAGAGCTGAACGCATCGGGGCGGCGGCCCAGGACCGGCCGGGCCGCCGCCCCGCGCCCGCGCCG is part of the Peterkaempfera bronchialis genome and encodes:
- a CDS encoding hemerythrin domain-containing protein, with protein sequence MGESQDVLQVLVRDHREVERLFAAFDVSTDPVQQRELVDHMIIELVRHTIAEEEYLYPAIRKALPSGDAIADKEIAEHAEAERTMNALDGLSPDHTDFPLLVEQLEAEIRAHVREEEDVIFPQLEEVLPLEERKALGQKVVHAKEHAPTHPHPHAPDKPPFNKALAPGAALVDRIRDHLTGRGRQS